Proteins co-encoded in one Bremerella sp. TYQ1 genomic window:
- a CDS encoding ParB/RepB/Spo0J family partition protein, with amino-acid sequence MQQDVYGNLSELEFQALVVDIDENGLRQPIEIAKDGTIVDGHQRVRAYQHLGRQVIEVVIYDGLTQDEIDERFIKANLIRRQLDPLAKARAIQALVDLERDRRGCPGVEFRDRLAQQLGGNISGRTIDRYLKLLELPRSIQDAVSIRQLPMNKALKLGSLPIIEQERVAQAIADGAVPKQAAAAALALGKPKETIDDNSPAHAYAVFVFFLEDQLGRMMEHADEIVGKASRSEATASLLEQAAIFCKHMQELELAAHDDDLNQIRSRLDMD; translated from the coding sequence ATGCAGCAAGACGTCTACGGCAATTTATCCGAGCTGGAATTTCAGGCTCTGGTCGTCGACATTGACGAGAACGGTCTTCGGCAACCGATTGAGATCGCCAAGGATGGAACGATTGTCGACGGCCATCAGCGTGTGCGTGCCTACCAGCACCTCGGACGCCAAGTCATCGAAGTCGTTATCTACGACGGTTTGACGCAAGATGAAATCGACGAGCGTTTCATCAAGGCTAACCTGATACGCCGGCAGCTTGACCCCCTCGCCAAAGCGCGGGCTATTCAAGCTCTCGTGGACTTGGAACGTGATCGCCGGGGTTGTCCTGGCGTCGAGTTCCGTGACAGGCTCGCGCAACAGCTTGGTGGTAATATCTCGGGACGGACGATAGATCGCTACTTGAAGCTGTTAGAGCTTCCACGCTCGATCCAAGATGCGGTGTCCATACGGCAACTCCCTATGAATAAAGCACTGAAACTTGGTTCTTTGCCTATTATTGAACAGGAAAGAGTAGCACAGGCTATTGCCGATGGTGCGGTTCCCAAGCAGGCTGCTGCTGCGGCCCTTGCCCTAGGTAAACCGAAAGAAACCATCGATGACAATTCCCCAGCGCATGCCTATGCCGTCTTTGTCTTTTTTCTAGAAGATCAACTCGGGCGAATGATGGAGCACGCAGACGAAATCGTTGGTAAGGCATCCAGGAGCGAAGCAACGGCGAGTCTGCTGGAGCAAGCCGCAATCTTTTGCAAGCACATGCAAGAACTGGAGCTGGCGGCTCACGATGACGACCTGAATCAAATACGGTCAAGGTTGGACATGGACTGA